In a genomic window of Nocardiopsis mwathae:
- a CDS encoding ABC transporter ATP-binding protein, translated as MPLWRRRPPAADAQQSATEQSATEPSGAESSGARLPEAKASRYSPWAHELEATSIWRVAARLPALVVTALRWSWRASPRDTAATVGLNVAAGVFTAFGLIAVAGVLESLFGSGPTPERVRAALPSLLLVAGAAVARGTLATLAGWAQARLAPQVERSVELELFRLTSRIRLESFDDSDFADTMYRARDRGTREVARMVNYTVDVLTALIGLIAVAGVLSVLHIALLPLLILTVLPDGWAAVRAARIRYAKLREMTTIRRRETIIGDLLADRASAAELRAYDMRPFLLDHYKACADHVRDALLGVARRQTLVRAGGDSASGAATALTYTALGGLLVGGAMPLSVAGTAVLAIRQGQTSLNQLLLSVNACYESGLFFNDFLEFCDQARTRLAPPATRPLPGELEVLSTRGLVFAYPGTDEPALRGVDIEVRRGEVVALVGENGSGKSTLARLLSGLYTPQAGAVLWNGVDLAEVVPEEYRARIGLISQDYTQWPLSARRNITMERDTDEQRLRRALKLSGADEVVAELSQGLDTLLDKRFVDGADLSGGQKQRIAAARGLYRDADLVVADEPTAALDARAEQRLFDTLHTAATDRTVLLITHRLASVRMADRIYVLDRGRVVEQGTHEQLMDIPGGHYRQLFSIQADAYAGLGFPSRSGEE; from the coding sequence ATGCCGCTTTGGCGCCGACGCCCTCCGGCAGCCGACGCGCAGCAGTCCGCCACTGAGCAGTCCGCCACCGAGCCGTCCGGCGCCGAGTCGTCGGGTGCGCGGTTGCCGGAGGCGAAGGCCAGCCGCTACAGCCCCTGGGCGCATGAGCTGGAGGCGACATCGATCTGGCGGGTGGCGGCTCGGCTCCCGGCGCTGGTGGTCACCGCGCTGCGCTGGTCGTGGCGGGCCAGTCCGCGCGATACCGCGGCGACGGTCGGGTTGAACGTGGCGGCCGGGGTGTTCACCGCGTTCGGCCTGATCGCGGTCGCGGGCGTGCTGGAGTCGCTGTTCGGTTCGGGCCCGACACCGGAGCGGGTGCGGGCGGCGCTGCCCTCGCTGCTGCTCGTCGCCGGGGCGGCGGTGGCGCGCGGGACGCTGGCCACCCTGGCCGGGTGGGCGCAGGCGCGGCTGGCGCCGCAGGTGGAGCGGTCGGTCGAGCTGGAGCTGTTCCGGCTGACCTCCCGGATCCGGCTGGAGTCCTTCGACGACTCCGACTTCGCCGACACCATGTACCGGGCGCGTGACCGCGGCACGAGGGAGGTCGCGCGGATGGTCAACTACACCGTCGACGTCCTGACCGCGCTGATCGGGCTCATCGCCGTGGCCGGTGTGCTGTCGGTTCTGCACATCGCTCTGCTGCCGCTGCTCATCCTGACGGTGCTGCCCGACGGGTGGGCGGCGGTGCGCGCCGCCCGGATCCGCTACGCCAAGCTGCGCGAGATGACCACCATCCGGCGCCGCGAGACGATCATCGGCGACCTGCTGGCCGATCGCGCGTCGGCCGCGGAACTGCGCGCCTACGACATGCGCCCCTTCCTGCTGGACCACTACAAGGCCTGCGCCGACCACGTCCGCGACGCCCTGCTCGGCGTCGCGCGGCGCCAGACCCTGGTGCGCGCAGGCGGCGACTCGGCCTCGGGCGCCGCAACCGCACTCACCTACACCGCGCTGGGCGGGCTGCTGGTCGGCGGCGCGATGCCGCTGTCGGTCGCGGGGACCGCGGTACTGGCCATCCGCCAGGGGCAGACCTCGCTCAACCAGCTCCTGCTGAGCGTCAACGCCTGCTATGAGTCGGGCCTGTTCTTCAACGACTTCCTGGAGTTCTGCGACCAGGCACGCACCCGTCTGGCACCGCCGGCGACCCGGCCGCTCCCGGGCGAGCTGGAGGTGCTGTCCACCCGCGGCCTGGTGTTCGCCTACCCCGGGACGGACGAACCGGCCCTGCGCGGGGTGGACATCGAGGTCCGCAGAGGTGAGGTGGTCGCGCTCGTCGGTGAGAACGGGTCGGGGAAGAGCACGCTGGCGCGGCTGCTGTCCGGGCTCTACACGCCTCAGGCCGGAGCGGTGCTGTGGAACGGCGTCGACCTGGCGGAGGTCGTGCCCGAGGAGTACCGGGCCCGCATCGGGCTCATCAGCCAGGACTACACCCAGTGGCCGCTGTCGGCGCGGCGCAACATCACCATGGAGCGGGACACCGACGAGCAGCGGCTGCGGCGGGCGCTGAAGCTCAGCGGCGCCGACGAGGTCGTGGCCGAGCTGTCCCAGGGGCTGGACACCCTGCTCGACAAGCGGTTCGTCGACGGCGCCGACCTGTCCGGCGGGCAGAAGCAGCGCATCGCGGCTGCCCGCGGGCTGTACCGGGACGCCGACCTGGTCGTGGCCGACGAGCCGACCGCCGCCCTGGACGCCCGCGCCGAGCAGCGGCTCTTCGACACCCTGCACACCGCGGCGACCGACCGGACGGTCCTGCTGATCACCCACCGGCTGGCGTCGGTGCGCATGGCCGACCGCATCTACGTGCTGGACCGCGGCCGGGTGGTCGAGCAGGGGACGCACGAGCAGCTGATGGACATCCCCGGCGGCCACTACCGGCAGCTGTTCTCCATCCAGGCCGACGCGTATGCGGGCCTGGGCTTTCCCTCCCGGTCCGGCGAGGAGTGA